A single genomic interval of Bradyrhizobium sp. AZCC 1693 harbors:
- a CDS encoding efflux RND transporter periplasmic adaptor subunit translates to MFARSIFSSYYRLLTGASLAFAVFALAGCNEKAAETAAPGRPVLIATVHYAAETPERSFVGTIRPRIETDMGFRVPGKVARRLVEVGQTVDVGQPLATLDEVDLKLQAEQAEAEFRAATGVLAQAGAAEQRAKDLRAKGWTTDAQMDQSRAAADEARARLSRAERQVELTKNSLSYATLLADSRGVVTATLIDPGQVVASGQTAVRVARFAEKEAVVAIPETLVGRAKAGTATVTLWSDSEKKYTAKLREIAPSADPATRTYLAKFSLPEADDKVSLGMTATLTLADAATERVAKLPLSALFSQGSNPSLYTVDDAGAVKLQPVVVKSYESDAVVIAGGVNEGAKVVALGVQKIDPAQKVRVVSALSF, encoded by the coding sequence ATGTTCGCCCGTTCCATTTTCTCTAGCTATTACAGGCTCTTGACAGGTGCGTCGCTGGCCTTTGCGGTATTTGCGCTGGCCGGTTGCAATGAAAAGGCGGCTGAAACGGCCGCTCCCGGACGCCCGGTTCTGATCGCCACGGTGCACTACGCGGCCGAGACGCCGGAGCGCAGCTTTGTCGGCACCATCCGGCCCCGGATCGAGACTGACATGGGCTTCCGGGTTCCCGGCAAGGTCGCGAGGCGCCTGGTCGAGGTTGGCCAGACCGTCGATGTCGGCCAGCCGCTGGCTACTCTCGACGAGGTCGATCTGAAGCTGCAGGCCGAGCAGGCGGAGGCCGAATTCCGCGCCGCCACCGGTGTGCTGGCGCAGGCTGGCGCCGCCGAGCAGCGCGCCAAGGATCTGCGCGCCAAGGGCTGGACCACCGACGCTCAGATGGATCAGAGCCGCGCCGCGGCCGATGAAGCGCGCGCACGCCTTAGTCGCGCCGAGCGGCAGGTCGAACTCACCAAGAATTCTCTGTCTTATGCGACGCTGCTGGCCGACAGCCGCGGCGTCGTTACCGCGACCCTGATCGATCCCGGCCAGGTCGTGGCCTCCGGCCAGACCGCGGTCCGCGTCGCGCGCTTTGCCGAGAAGGAAGCCGTGGTCGCCATCCCCGAGACGCTGGTCGGCCGCGCCAAGGCCGGCACGGCTACCGTGACGCTGTGGTCGGATTCGGAAAAGAAATACACCGCGAAGCTGCGCGAGATCGCGCCCTCGGCCGATCCGGCGACCCGGACCTATCTTGCAAAATTCTCGTTGCCGGAAGCCGACGACAAAGTCTCGCTCGGTATGACCGCGACGCTGACGCTTGCGGATGCCGCCACCGAGCGCGTCGCAAAGCTGCCGCTGTCGGCGTTGTTCAGCCAGGGCAGCAACCCCTCGCTTTATACCGTCGATGATGCCGGCGCGGTGAAGCTGCAGCCGGTGGTCGTGAAATCCTATGAGAGCGATGCCGTCGTGATCGCAGGCGGCGTCAATGAAGGCGCCAAGGTGGTCGCGCTCGGCGTGCAGAAGATCGATCCGGCCCAGAAGGTCCGGGTGGTCTCGGCGCTATCGTTCTGA
- a CDS encoding efflux RND transporter permease subunit — protein MKRFNLSGWAVSHPTLILFLMIMLGAAGFFSYQRLGRAEDPFFTVKVVNVSAIWPGATAQEMQTQVADPIEKKLQELPFFEKVQTYSKPSFTAMQVTFKDSTPPKDVPYLFYLLRKKLADVQGQLPAGLLGPTVNDEFSDVDSILYMMTGDGADYAQLKKTAEGMRQRLLKVPGVTKVNLYGNQDERIFVEFSHAKLATLGITPQALFDSLAKQNNVTPAGTVETSSQRVPLRVTGALDGAKAVAETPVESNGRVFRLGDIATVTHGFVDPPTFVARQEGKPAIGIGVVTTKGANILELGKDVEKATNDFMKAVPQGIEVEQIADQPKVVERAVGEFVHSFIEALAIVLFVSFVALGWRTGIVVAMSVPLVLAIVFVVMNAMSIDLHRITLGALIIALGLLVDDAIIAVEMMVVKMEQGWDRVRAASFAWESTAFPMLTGTLVTAAGFLPIGFANSAVGEYAGGIFWIVAIALVASWFVAVIFTPYIGVKLLPNITVHHNHDPHAIYETRIYRGLRAVVQWCVDHRVKVVLATVGVFALSIVGFGHVQQQFFPLSERPELFLQLRLPEGTAFNVTENSVKKAEALLKDDKDIATYTSYVGQGSPRFWLGLNPQLPNEAFAEIVIVSKDVEARERIKARLEKAVAEGDLSEARVRIDRFNFGPPVGFPVQFRVIGPDANTVRDIAYKVRDVMRQNHNVVEPQLDWNEQSPYLKLVVDQDRARALGLTPQDVSQALAMLISGAQVTTIRDGIEKVGVVARAVPSERLDLKSVGDLTVTSRNGVAVPLQQIAKIEYSHEEPIMWRRNRDMAITVRTDVVDGVQAPDVTNQIWPKLKEIRDHLEPAYRIEPGGAFEESAKGNASIFVLFPLMVMVMLTLLMIQLHSFSRLFLVFLTAPLGIVGASLGLNVANQPFGFVALLGLIALAGMIMRNAVILVDQIEADVSQGLTRKEAIVEATVRRARPVVLTALAAILAMIPLSRSAFWGPMAITIMGGLFVATFLTLLYLPGLYALWFRKSLEESGQVEQPDVAPQHQIKGPHAIPLADAAE, from the coding sequence ATGAAGCGCTTCAATCTCTCGGGCTGGGCGGTGAGCCATCCGACGCTGATCCTGTTCTTGATGATCATGCTGGGCGCTGCCGGTTTCTTCTCCTACCAGCGGCTTGGCCGCGCCGAGGATCCGTTCTTCACGGTGAAGGTGGTCAACGTTTCGGCGATCTGGCCGGGCGCCACCGCCCAGGAAATGCAGACCCAGGTCGCCGACCCCATCGAGAAGAAGCTGCAGGAGCTGCCGTTCTTCGAGAAGGTGCAGACCTATTCAAAGCCGTCGTTCACGGCGATGCAGGTCACGTTCAAGGACTCGACCCCGCCGAAGGACGTGCCCTATCTGTTTTATCTGTTGCGCAAGAAGCTCGCCGACGTGCAGGGCCAGTTGCCCGCAGGCCTGCTCGGGCCGACCGTCAACGACGAATTCTCCGACGTCGATTCCATTCTGTACATGATGACCGGCGACGGCGCTGATTACGCGCAGCTCAAGAAGACCGCCGAAGGCATGCGCCAGCGGCTGTTGAAGGTGCCTGGTGTCACCAAGGTCAATCTCTACGGTAACCAGGACGAGCGCATCTTCGTCGAGTTCTCGCACGCCAAGCTCGCCACGCTCGGCATCACCCCGCAGGCACTGTTCGATTCGCTGGCCAAGCAGAACAACGTCACGCCCGCCGGCACGGTGGAAACTTCCTCGCAGCGCGTGCCGCTGCGCGTCACCGGCGCGCTCGATGGCGCCAAGGCGGTGGCGGAGACGCCGGTCGAAAGCAATGGCCGCGTGTTCCGGCTCGGCGATATCGCGACCGTCACCCACGGCTTCGTCGATCCGCCGACCTTCGTTGCCCGCCAGGAAGGCAAGCCCGCCATCGGCATTGGCGTGGTCACCACCAAGGGCGCCAACATCCTCGAACTCGGCAAGGACGTCGAGAAGGCGACCAACGATTTCATGAAGGCGGTGCCGCAGGGCATCGAGGTCGAGCAGATCGCCGACCAGCCGAAGGTGGTCGAGCGCGCCGTCGGCGAGTTCGTGCATTCCTTCATCGAGGCGCTCGCGATCGTGCTGTTCGTCTCTTTCGTGGCGCTCGGCTGGCGCACCGGCATCGTGGTCGCGATGTCGGTGCCGCTGGTGCTCGCCATCGTCTTCGTCGTCATGAATGCGATGTCGATCGACCTGCACCGCATCACGCTCGGCGCCTTGATCATCGCGCTCGGCCTTCTGGTCGACGACGCCATCATTGCAGTCGAGATGATGGTGGTGAAAATGGAACAGGGCTGGGACCGCGTCCGCGCCGCGTCCTTTGCCTGGGAATCAACTGCGTTTCCGATGCTCACGGGGACGCTGGTTACGGCCGCTGGCTTCCTCCCCATCGGCTTTGCCAATTCGGCGGTCGGCGAATATGCCGGCGGCATCTTCTGGATCGTGGCGATCGCGCTGGTCGCTTCCTGGTTCGTCGCGGTGATCTTCACGCCTTATATCGGCGTCAAGCTGCTGCCCAACATCACTGTGCACCACAACCACGATCCGCACGCGATCTATGAGACGCGGATCTATCGCGGCTTGCGCGCCGTGGTGCAGTGGTGCGTCGATCATCGTGTGAAGGTGGTGCTGGCAACCGTCGGCGTGTTCGCGCTCTCGATCGTTGGCTTCGGCCATGTGCAGCAGCAGTTCTTCCCGCTGTCCGAGCGGCCCGAATTGTTCCTGCAGTTGCGCCTGCCGGAAGGTACCGCCTTCAATGTCACGGAAAATTCCGTGAAGAAGGCCGAGGCGCTGCTGAAGGACGACAAGGATATCGCGACCTATACCTCCTATGTCGGCCAGGGTTCGCCGCGCTTCTGGCTCGGCCTCAATCCGCAACTGCCGAACGAGGCCTTTGCCGAGATCGTGATCGTCTCAAAGGACGTCGAAGCCCGCGAGCGGATCAAGGCGCGGCTGGAGAAGGCGGTCGCCGAGGGTGATCTGAGCGAAGCGCGCGTGCGCATCGACCGCTTCAATTTCGGCCCGCCGGTCGGCTTCCCGGTGCAGTTCCGCGTGATCGGCCCCGACGCCAACACCGTGCGCGACATCGCCTACAAGGTGCGCGACGTCATGAGGCAGAATCACAACGTCGTGGAGCCGCAGCTCGACTGGAACGAGCAGTCGCCTTACCTGAAGCTCGTGGTCGATCAGGACCGGGCGAGGGCACTCGGCCTGACGCCGCAGGACGTCTCGCAGGCGCTGGCCATGCTGATCTCGGGTGCGCAGGTCACCACCATCCGCGACGGCATCGAAAAAGTTGGCGTGGTCGCGCGCGCGGTCCCGTCCGAACGGCTCGATCTCAAGAGCGTCGGTGACCTCACTGTGACGTCACGCAACGGCGTCGCCGTGCCGCTGCAGCAGATTGCCAAGATCGAATATTCCCACGAGGAGCCGATCATGTGGCGGCGCAACCGCGACATGGCGATCACGGTGCGAACCGACGTCGTCGACGGCGTCCAGGCGCCCGATGTCACCAACCAGATCTGGCCCAAGCTGAAGGAAATCCGCGATCATCTCGAGCCGGCCTACCGGATCGAGCCGGGCGGCGCGTTCGAGGAATCCGCCAAGGGCAATGCCTCGATCTTCGTGCTGTTTCCGCTGATGGTCATGGTGATGCTGACGCTGCTGATGATCCAGCTGCACAGCTTCTCGCGGCTGTTCCTGGTCTTCCTGACCGCGCCGCTTGGCATCGTCGGCGCCTCGCTCGGCCTCAATGTCGCCAACCAGCCGTTCGGCTTCGTGGCGCTGCTCGGGCTGATCGCGCTGGCCGGTATGATCATGCGCAACGCGGTGATTCTGGTCGATCAGATCGAGGCCGACGTTTCCCAGGGCCTGACGCGCAAGGAAGCCATCGTCGAGGCCACCGTCCGGCGTGCCCGCCCGGTGGTGCTGACGGCGCTGGCGGCGATTCTCGCCATGATTCCGCTGTCGCGCTCGGCCTTCTGGGGCCCGATGGCGATCACCATCATGGGCGGGTTGTTTGTTGCAACCTTCCTGACCTTGCTGTACCTGCCGGGTCTCTACGCCCTGTGGTTCAGGAAGAGCCTGGAAGAAAGCGGCCAGGTCGAACAGCCTGACGTTGCGCCGCAACATCAGATCAAGGGCCCGCACGCAATTCCGCTTGCCGACGCGGCAGAATAA
- a CDS encoding TetR/AcrR family transcriptional regulator, giving the protein MTLISEHIETDTRERILVVAERLFRQIGYQKTTVADIAKELRMSPANVYRFFDSKKSIHEGVARTLMGEVEIEARRIAAQPGPAKPRLRELLKTINRMNTERYVGDAKLHEMVEIAMEEDWDVCVAHIECVTGIIGQVIAQGVASGEFEAPDLPLAALCTCTGMIRFFHPQMIAQAVNKPSATIDQMVDFLFKALEPRKAN; this is encoded by the coding sequence ATGACGCTGATTTCGGAACACATCGAGACTGACACCCGGGAAAGGATTCTCGTGGTGGCGGAGCGTCTGTTCCGGCAGATCGGTTATCAGAAGACCACGGTCGCCGATATCGCCAAGGAACTGCGGATGAGCCCCGCCAACGTCTATCGCTTCTTCGATTCGAAGAAGTCGATCCACGAGGGCGTGGCGCGAACCCTGATGGGCGAGGTCGAGATCGAAGCGCGCCGGATTGCGGCCCAGCCTGGTCCGGCGAAACCTCGCCTGCGCGAGCTGCTCAAGACCATCAATCGGATGAACACGGAGCGCTATGTCGGCGATGCCAAGCTTCACGAGATGGTCGAGATTGCGATGGAGGAGGACTGGGACGTCTGCGTCGCCCATATCGAGTGCGTCACCGGCATCATCGGCCAGGTGATCGCGCAGGGCGTGGCGTCCGGCGAGTTCGAGGCCCCCGACCTGCCGTTGGCCGCGCTCTGTACCTGCACCGGCATGATCCGCTTCTTCCACCCGCAGATGATCGCGCAGGCCGTCAACAAGCCCAGCGCAACGATCGACCAGATGGTCGATTTCCTTTTCAAGGCCCTTGAGCCGCGTAAGGCGAATTGA
- a CDS encoding flavin reductase family protein has protein sequence MDAKSQKDLHFYEPKNGHGLKHDPFNAIIAPRPIGWISSRDGNGNINLAPYSFFNAFCYVPPIIGFSSTNWKDSAGNIQDTGEFVWNLATMDLAKQMNATAAHVARDVDEFKIAGLTAAPCKLVNVPRVAESPVAFECKVTQIIQLQGANGDKAQAWLTLGEVVAVHIDKAFIQDGVYQTGLAHPIVRAGRRGDYFEIKPENMFEMIRPD, from the coding sequence ATGGACGCCAAGAGCCAGAAAGACCTGCATTTCTACGAACCGAAGAACGGCCACGGCCTCAAGCACGATCCCTTCAACGCCATCATCGCCCCGCGCCCGATCGGGTGGATTTCCTCGCGCGACGGCAACGGCAACATCAATCTGGCGCCTTACAGCTTCTTCAACGCCTTCTGCTACGTGCCGCCGATCATCGGCTTCTCCTCGACGAACTGGAAGGACAGCGCGGGCAATATCCAGGACACCGGCGAATTCGTCTGGAATCTCGCCACCATGGATCTGGCGAAGCAGATGAACGCGACGGCGGCGCACGTTGCCCGTGATGTCGATGAGTTCAAGATCGCGGGGCTGACGGCCGCACCCTGCAAGCTCGTCAACGTGCCCCGTGTGGCGGAAAGCCCTGTTGCCTTCGAATGCAAGGTGACGCAGATCATCCAGTTGCAGGGTGCCAATGGCGACAAGGCGCAGGCCTGGCTGACGCTGGGCGAGGTCGTCGCCGTGCACATCGACAAGGCCTTCATCCAGGACGGCGTCTATCAGACCGGGCTGGCTCATCCGATCGTCCGCGCCGGCCGCCGCGGCGACTATTTCGAGATCAAGCCGGAAAACATGTTCGAGATGATCCGGCCGGATTGA
- a CDS encoding L,D-transpeptidase family protein, with product MIRLFAGMMLLVCLVCPAFAGLDAAAINNAEFKGKLAGDDKINPVIVKAQVLLDRASFSPGEIDGKLGENAQKALRAFAEAKGLAVSNKQPLTSEIWGALLATGSDPIVVDYKITEKDVKGPFLKKLPAKMEDLKGLNSLDYTSPREAIAERFHMSEALLAALNPGKKFDEAGQTIAVMNVAVKESKSAVTRVEVDKTSQTVKAFANSELIAFFPATVGSEEKPSPSGVLKVISIDANPYYRYNPDYKFKGVKSKRAFKIKPGPNNPVGSQWIGLSAEGFGIHGTANPSKVSKAESHGCVRLTNWDADKLARLLKKGVEVVFIEREAANKK from the coding sequence ATGATCCGCTTGTTTGCCGGAATGATGTTGCTCGTCTGCCTTGTCTGTCCGGCCTTCGCGGGCCTCGATGCAGCGGCGATCAACAACGCCGAATTCAAGGGCAAGCTGGCGGGCGACGACAAGATCAATCCCGTCATCGTCAAGGCGCAGGTGCTGCTTGACCGCGCCAGCTTCTCGCCCGGTGAGATCGACGGCAAGCTGGGCGAGAACGCCCAAAAAGCCCTGAGGGCATTTGCCGAAGCCAAAGGCCTGGCCGTGAGCAACAAGCAGCCGCTGACGTCCGAAATCTGGGGCGCCTTGCTGGCCACCGGATCGGATCCGATCGTCGTCGACTACAAGATCACGGAGAAGGACGTCAAAGGGCCGTTTCTGAAGAAGCTGCCTGCGAAGATGGAAGACCTCAAGGGCCTGAACTCGCTCGACTACACCAGCCCGCGGGAAGCCATCGCCGAGCGGTTTCACATGAGCGAGGCATTGCTCGCGGCCCTCAACCCCGGCAAGAAATTCGACGAGGCCGGTCAAACGATCGCGGTGATGAACGTCGCGGTCAAGGAGAGCAAGTCAGCCGTGACGCGTGTCGAAGTCGACAAGACGTCCCAAACCGTCAAGGCCTTCGCGAATTCCGAACTGATCGCCTTCTTTCCCGCAACCGTGGGGAGCGAGGAGAAGCCGAGCCCCAGCGGCGTCCTCAAGGTGATCTCGATCGATGCAAATCCGTATTATCGCTACAACCCGGATTACAAGTTCAAGGGAGTCAAATCCAAACGAGCCTTCAAGATCAAGCCCGGCCCCAACAATCCCGTCGGCTCCCAATGGATCGGACTTTCAGCGGAAGGTTTTGGCATTCACGGAACGGCGAATCCGTCAAAGGTGAGCAAGGCGGAGTCGCACGGCTGCGTGCGCCTCACCAACTGGGACGCTGACAAATTGGCAAGGCTCCTCAAGAAGGGCGTAGAGGTCGTCTTTATCGAGCGCGAAGCGGCCAACAAGAAGTGA
- a CDS encoding SMP-30/gluconolactonase/LRE family protein: MQRPEQRDPETTISRRTLVHGLAACAGATVAGVGGALAQAGPQGGPVAPPSTITSPPRDFGPRGAPTTYFWDPDIIAVDPSFNDLAQPNTAIKRLHSGVLWAEGPAWSAQGRYLLWSDIPNNRQMRWSEDDGHVSVFRAPSNNSNGNSFDFQGRQLSCEHLTRRVVRYEHDGTATVLADSYNGKKLNSPNDVVAHPDGSYWFTDPPYGGQLYEGEPDVAGGPSNSAGKLNPRIGQPAGFVPGKRELPTNCYRIDPSGRIDLVVTEEQVPDPNGLCFSPDYKKLYVASTGKGPGDTGAGGKGDVFVFDVGTDNKLSNHKRFSDFMVDGVKCGPDGVRCDVNGNVWCSSNAGRAVGYSGVTVWSPEGKLLGRIRLPEVCGNICFGGPKRNRLFMAASQSLYAVYTATQGAGPG; the protein is encoded by the coding sequence ATGCAACGCCCCGAACAGCGCGACCCGGAAACCACGATCTCACGACGAACGCTTGTCCACGGCCTGGCCGCCTGCGCCGGCGCCACCGTGGCGGGGGTCGGCGGCGCGCTGGCCCAAGCGGGTCCTCAAGGCGGCCCCGTAGCGCCGCCGTCGACGATCACCAGCCCGCCGCGCGATTTCGGTCCGCGCGGCGCCCCGACCACCTATTTCTGGGACCCCGACATTATCGCGGTCGACCCATCCTTCAACGATCTCGCCCAGCCCAACACCGCAATCAAGCGCCTCCACAGCGGTGTGTTGTGGGCCGAAGGCCCGGCCTGGAGTGCGCAGGGCCGCTATCTCTTGTGGAGCGACATCCCCAACAACAGGCAGATGCGATGGTCCGAGGATGATGGTCACGTCAGCGTCTTCCGCGCGCCCTCCAACAACTCCAACGGCAACTCGTTCGATTTCCAGGGCCGCCAGCTCTCCTGCGAACATCTCACCCGCCGCGTGGTGCGCTATGAGCACGACGGCACCGCGACCGTGCTGGCCGATTCCTACAACGGCAAGAAGCTCAACTCACCCAACGACGTCGTCGCCCATCCGGACGGCAGCTACTGGTTCACCGACCCGCCCTATGGCGGCCAGCTCTATGAGGGCGAGCCTGACGTCGCGGGCGGCCCGAGCAATTCCGCCGGCAAGCTCAATCCGCGGATCGGCCAGCCGGCCGGCTTCGTGCCGGGCAAGCGCGAACTGCCGACCAATTGCTATCGCATCGATCCGTCGGGCCGCATCGACCTCGTGGTGACTGAGGAGCAGGTGCCCGATCCTAACGGCCTCTGCTTCTCGCCCGACTACAAGAAGCTCTACGTCGCCTCTACCGGCAAGGGGCCGGGCGACACCGGTGCGGGCGGCAAGGGCGATGTGTTTGTGTTCGATGTCGGCACCGACAACAAGCTCAGCAACCACAAGCGGTTCAGCGATTTCATGGTCGACGGCGTGAAATGCGGACCGGACGGCGTGCGCTGCGACGTCAACGGCAACGTCTGGTGTTCGAGCAACGCCGGCCGCGCCGTCGGCTACAGCGGCGTGACGGTGTGGTCGCCGGAGGGCAAGCTGCTCGGCCGCATCCGCCTGCCGGAAGTGTGCGGCAATATCTGCTTCGGCGGCCCCAAGCGTAACCGCCTGTTCATGGCCGCGAGCCAGTCGCTCTACGCCGTGTATACGGCAACGCAAGGCGCAGGACCGGGTTGA
- a CDS encoding helix-turn-helix transcriptional regulator: MFDVRKLEDVGKRLGDAVLDPLVWTELMEDICQAADAKGAAMLQSDVRTEDIPRTEAVSEFFDNYFRHKFHVADVRAARGVPLLQAGADVVRDADLFRSEAEMLRDPLYANLAGYGLKWFAAIGFRAGPALWGLTIQRTPKQGMFESDEVKALSRLSHRLTEAATLSTAVGRAAILSVTNALDLMQRPALAIDRHGGLLGLNRRMEAYIGGEILVRNNRLVLRDSRANSELSEVIDRLKETSDQQACRVDPIIVRRESKRPLVLKTLPVPPAARSPFLGARAVLALSDLEGTATVNPDILGKVFELTPAQAMLAGKLATGSSMETAAAELGVTVETARTHLKAIFNRTGTHRQGELVALLNRLSR; encoded by the coding sequence TTGTTTGACGTTCGAAAGCTCGAGGATGTCGGCAAACGCCTCGGCGATGCCGTCCTGGACCCATTGGTCTGGACCGAACTGATGGAGGACATATGCCAGGCTGCTGATGCCAAGGGCGCGGCGATGCTGCAAAGCGACGTGCGAACCGAGGACATTCCAAGGACCGAAGCCGTCTCCGAATTTTTCGACAACTACTTCCGTCATAAATTCCATGTGGCCGACGTAAGGGCTGCGCGAGGCGTTCCTCTTCTTCAGGCCGGCGCCGACGTGGTTAGGGATGCCGATCTGTTCAGATCGGAAGCCGAGATGCTGCGCGATCCCCTCTACGCAAATCTCGCCGGATACGGATTGAAGTGGTTTGCGGCGATCGGCTTCAGGGCTGGCCCGGCGCTGTGGGGATTAACGATTCAGCGTACCCCCAAGCAAGGAATGTTCGAATCCGACGAGGTGAAGGCGCTGTCGCGGCTTTCGCACAGGCTTACCGAGGCTGCCACGCTTTCCACCGCGGTCGGGCGGGCTGCCATCCTGAGCGTGACGAACGCCCTTGACCTCATGCAACGACCTGCATTGGCGATTGATCGCCATGGAGGATTGCTTGGCTTGAACCGACGGATGGAGGCCTATATTGGCGGCGAAATCCTCGTTCGAAACAATCGGCTGGTACTTCGCGACAGCCGCGCCAATTCCGAATTATCCGAAGTGATCGACCGGCTTAAAGAGACGTCGGACCAGCAAGCTTGTCGCGTCGATCCGATCATCGTCAGGCGAGAAAGCAAGCGGCCTCTGGTGCTGAAGACGCTACCCGTTCCACCGGCGGCGCGAAGCCCGTTTCTTGGCGCGCGCGCCGTGCTCGCACTAAGCGATCTCGAAGGCACTGCGACCGTCAATCCCGATATCCTTGGGAAAGTCTTTGAGCTCACGCCGGCACAAGCCATGTTGGCGGGAAAGCTCGCGACAGGAAGTTCCATGGAGACTGCTGCGGCCGAATTGGGCGTCACCGTGGAAACAGCGCGAACTCATCTCAAGGCAATTTTCAACAGAACCGGCACGCATCGCCAGGGCGAACTCGTGGCGCTTCTTAACAGGCTGTCTCGTTAG
- a CDS encoding acetyl-CoA C-acetyltransferase, whose amino-acid sequence MARPVFIVDGSRTPFLKARSGPGPFTPVDLAVQCGRPLLARQPFAPNAFDQVILGCVNVIADEMNPARVAALRLGMGEKMVAFTVQINCGSGMQSIDTAYRYIREGVSDLILAGGAEALSHAPLVWPQQGVRWFAGLAGAKGIGAKIMAALKVKPSYFKPIIGLERGLTDPITELNMGQTAEVVGHLFGVTRAQSDAYAAESHRRLAKAQSEGWLKGEIETAFARDGKFYDHDDGVRPDSTPESLAKLRPVFERPWGKVTAGNSSQITDGASWVILASEEAVAKHGLTPKAAILDSQWSALDPGIMGLGPVLSATELLKRNELTLSDIETWELNEAFATQVLGCLAAWNDKKFCKEILGLDGAAGELDQTKLNVDGGAISLGHPVGCSGNRIVLHLVNAMKRLGTRRGIATECIGGGQGGAMLIETV is encoded by the coding sequence ATGGCGCGACCGGTCTTTATCGTTGACGGCAGCCGGACGCCGTTTCTGAAAGCGCGCTCGGGTCCGGGCCCGTTTACCCCGGTCGATCTCGCCGTGCAATGCGGCCGGCCGCTATTGGCGCGGCAGCCTTTCGCGCCCAACGCTTTCGATCAAGTCATCCTCGGCTGCGTCAACGTCATCGCCGACGAAATGAACCCAGCCCGCGTCGCCGCGCTGCGGCTCGGCATGGGCGAGAAGATGGTCGCCTTCACGGTGCAGATCAATTGCGGCTCCGGCATGCAGTCGATCGACACGGCTTACCGCTACATCCGCGAGGGTGTCTCCGACCTGATCCTGGCCGGCGGCGCCGAGGCGCTGAGCCACGCGCCGCTGGTGTGGCCGCAACAGGGTGTGCGCTGGTTCGCGGGCCTTGCGGGTGCGAAAGGTATCGGCGCAAAAATCATGGCCGCGCTGAAGGTGAAGCCGAGCTATTTCAAGCCGATCATTGGACTGGAGCGCGGCCTCACCGATCCCATCACTGAACTCAATATGGGCCAGACCGCCGAAGTGGTCGGGCATCTCTTCGGCGTCACCCGCGCGCAGTCGGATGCCTATGCCGCCGAAAGCCACAGGCGGTTGGCAAAAGCACAGTCGGAAGGCTGGCTCAAGGGCGAGATCGAAACCGCGTTCGCGCGCGATGGAAAATTCTACGATCATGACGACGGTGTGCGCCCGGACTCGACGCCGGAAAGCTTGGCGAAACTGCGACCGGTGTTCGAGCGTCCGTGGGGCAAGGTCACCGCGGGCAATTCCTCGCAGATCACCGACGGCGCGTCCTGGGTGATCCTCGCGTCCGAAGAGGCCGTGGCCAAGCACGGGCTGACGCCAAAGGCGGCCATTCTCGACAGCCAGTGGTCGGCGCTCGATCCCGGCATCATGGGCCTGGGCCCGGTGCTGTCGGCAACCGAGCTTTTGAAACGCAACGAACTGACACTCTCCGATATCGAGACCTGGGAATTGAACGAGGCGTTTGCGACGCAGGTGCTGGGCTGTCTCGCCGCCTGGAACGACAAGAAGTTCTGTAAAGAAATTCTCGGCCTCGACGGCGCGGCCGGCGAACTCGATCAGACCAAATTGAACGTCGATGGCGGCGCGATCAGTCTCGGCCATCCCGTGGGCTGCAGTGGCAACCGTATCGTGCTGCACCTCGTCAATGCCATGAAGCGGTTGGGCACACGGCGCGGCATCGCCACCGAATGCATCGGCGGCGGGCAGGGCGGCGCGATGCTGATAGAGACGGTGTGA